The stretch of DNA CAGAAAGTCGTACTTTTTTAGATAATCATTTAGTTCCTTGATTGCTTCCACTCGACGACCACGCGCCTTAAGAATAGCAATCTTCCTTTTCCGGGGCGCAGCATTTGTCTCATCTTTGGCTATTATGGCATCCAACACTTCGTCGGCCTCGTCATATTGTTCAAGTGCTTCGTAACGCATAGCTTTGAACTTCATGACGCGCAGACTTCCGGGAAACTCCAGGCTCAGCTGCTTGGTGCACTTAGTGGCAATGTCGAATCGGGCCGTATCCAGTGCCGCTATTATCACCTGCTCCAGAATCAGATGTCGCTCATTGCCAGTTTTATGCACTTTGTCCTCGAGTACCGCCACCCAAAGCTGGACAACCTCCTCGCTATGGCGTCCGGTCTCCTCGCGCCACTTTCTAAACTGGTCTCGCACGTCTAAAAAGATATATTATATGttttgaattttcttttctagccAATTTAATTTAAGAATTCTTGtataaattttcttttatccagacatatgtacatacaatgtgcGTACACATTTACATAGAAAAGGACACATGCTTAATTCAATTGCAGTCGGATAACACCCTATTACTAAatagaacagcagcaactttaCCTGACCAGCTCATTTCTTCGTAGTTCAGTGtcatttttaatcaaaagaTAAAAGTATTTAATTCAACTTTAATTTATGTCAATTGACAGCAGTGTTACCGCGGACGtatctataaaatataccgactgACCCTTAGAAATATACTGAAATATACTTTTCATTTATAAACCGTACTATTTTTGCTGTTCAAAAAATCACTTATAACCGCACCacagaataaaataaaccaataaaCAAGTAGATCGATTTCAACATAAACCATGATAATCTGATACatcaaaaaattatttttattcttgTTGAAAAACCTGTATTTAATCACTACTATCAATAAAGTTTTTACCTATAAGGTATTTGCGTATCCGGGACTTAAATTCAAGTGGTGATGGGTCGACATGCGGACCACCTTTTACTCGCATTGCATCAAAGAATTGCTCCAGCTGATCCTTCGATATTCTGCTAGTGATAAGGTATTTCATATTGTACCTATCCGCAACGTACTTTAACAATTCATCTAGCGAGCTATTACTAATAAGAACACCTTTTTGAAAGGGCAAACTCGTCTTACCATCTGGTACTATTACTTGCGACACAGCTTGGGACATCTTACTTAAAACCTGTCGTTGAGCCTCTAGATTCATACCAAAGGGTTGTTTTGTCGGAATAGTTAAGGATGTTGACTGCTTTACATTAAAAACGTCAAACCAGTCGTTTACCAATTGAATGAAGTCTGCCTTTTCAGATGCCTTGTGTCCATTTAAGCCCAATGATTGGCTGTGCTTTATTGCACTGGCTGATGTATTTGAAAACAGCTCAGTTGCCAGTTTgactctctgtctgcctgacGAGGGCGTGTCAACAAGCC from Drosophila subobscura isolate 14011-0131.10 chromosome O, UCBerk_Dsub_1.0, whole genome shotgun sequence encodes:
- the LOC117899130 gene encoding ER membrane protein complex subunit 2-like, translating into MTLNYEEMSWSDVRDQFRKWREETGRHSEEVVQLWVAVLEDKVHKTGNERHLILEQVIIAALDTARFDIATKCTKQLSLEFPGSLRVMKFKAMRYEALEQYDEADEVLDAIIAKDETNAAPRKRKIAILKARGRRVEAIKELNDYLKKFMSDQEAWHELCSMYLAEGEYGKASFCMEEVLLHNPHSHLIHQRLAEIRYTMGGVENVEAARTYYSQALKLNPHNLRALYGLYLSCNFLANSKAVSSKRKESQKLAQWALEQVSSHTAKQSSIKNNEILILSLEAALGNLEIKSN